A portion of the Flavobacteriales bacterium genome contains these proteins:
- a CDS encoding IPExxxVDY family protein: MSTLVLDWELNYDFKLLAIRTSVESSKLCYFINKVLELQLGRMDEDLDFYFKKRKKEALFPSFSYRQTDDFPTWYLIQNIIENELYVEYDQENEPLFKDLKDDVESDYLYLVPELDGVAFFLLIYPPFTGIRTQEIINTLDELPFIDAVFEKSPNQLKDIENLLIH, encoded by the coding sequence ATGAGTACTTTGGTTTTAGACTGGGAATTAAATTACGATTTTAAACTTCTGGCTATCAGAACTTCTGTAGAATCGAGCAAGCTATGTTATTTTATTAACAAAGTGCTTGAACTACAACTGGGAAGAATGGATGAAGATTTAGATTTCTATTTCAAAAAAAGGAAAAAAGAAGCCTTATTTCCTTCTTTTTCTTATCGGCAAACCGATGATTTTCCTACTTGGTATTTAATTCAAAACATTATTGAAAATGAATTATATGTGGAATATGATCAAGAAAACGAACCGCTTTTTAAGGATCTAAAAGATGATGTAGAGTCAGATTATCTATACCTTGTACCTGAACTTGATGGAGTGGCTTTCTTTTTACTTATTTACCCTCCATTTACAGGAATAAGAACCCAAGAAATTATCAATACACTAGATGAACTTCCCTTTATTGATGCCGTTTTTGAAAAAAGCCCAAATCAACTAAAGGATATCGAAAACCTATTAATACACTAA
- the pyk gene encoding pyruvate kinase: MKKTKIVATIGPASMELDTLRQMIKKGVNVARINFSHSSHQQAREIGKRVRQLNEELNTNVAILADLQGPKIRLGLMEEGTTVKKGDQLIIQTEEITGNNERLFISYKDFAKDVKVGDRILMDDGKIIMEAIATNNINEVTAEVIHGGPVKSKKGVNLPNTKLSTPSLTQKDLKDLYVAMQEEFEWIGLSFVRNSADIISLQSIIRSNDSTARVVAKIEKPEAIDDLEEIVKISGAVMIARGDLGVEVPMEQVPALQKKIIRMGMRYSTPVIVATQMMESMIENASPTRAEVNDVATAVYDGTDAVMLSGETSVGRYPLKVVEAMVKIIEEVEASGEVTKHEFPPVDQNKRYISNSICYQACKLADQVEAKSLVCMTHSGFNAFKISSHRPVAEICVFTHNKSILNTLSLLWGTKGYFYDHTKDTDSTVKDVHQILKDEEVIKNGDYIINVASMPALEKGMTNMLKLSVVD, translated from the coding sequence ATGAAAAAAACAAAAATTGTTGCCACAATAGGTCCGGCTTCTATGGAACTGGATACTTTAAGACAGATGATTAAAAAAGGAGTAAATGTTGCTCGAATCAATTTTTCTCATAGTTCGCACCAACAAGCTCGTGAAATAGGAAAACGTGTTCGTCAACTTAACGAAGAATTGAACACCAACGTGGCAATTCTTGCAGACCTTCAAGGTCCTAAAATCCGTTTAGGACTTATGGAAGAAGGGACAACGGTAAAGAAAGGTGATCAGCTTATTATTCAAACCGAAGAAATTACGGGGAACAACGAAAGACTCTTTATTAGTTATAAAGATTTTGCAAAAGATGTAAAAGTAGGGGATCGAATTTTAATGGATGATGGAAAAATCATTATGGAAGCTATCGCCACTAATAACATTAACGAAGTAACCGCAGAAGTAATTCACGGTGGACCTGTGAAATCTAAAAAAGGAGTGAATCTACCCAACACCAAACTTTCTACTCCTAGCCTCACACAAAAAGATTTAAAAGATCTTTATGTAGCCATGCAAGAAGAGTTTGAATGGATTGGGCTTTCATTTGTTCGTAATTCAGCGGATATCATTTCGCTCCAAAGCATCATTAGAAGTAATGACTCTACGGCACGAGTGGTTGCAAAAATAGAGAAACCCGAAGCGATAGACGATCTAGAAGAAATCGTGAAAATAAGTGGTGCAGTGATGATTGCTCGTGGTGATTTAGGTGTAGAGGTTCCTATGGAGCAAGTTCCTGCATTGCAGAAAAAAATCATCAGAATGGGAATGCGTTATTCTACCCCCGTGATTGTGGCAACACAAATGATGGAATCTATGATTGAGAATGCATCGCCTACAAGAGCAGAAGTAAATGATGTAGCAACAGCCGTGTATGATGGAACAGATGCGGTAATGCTTTCTGGAGAAACCTCAGTAGGGCGTTATCCACTAAAAGTAGTGGAAGCTATGGTAAAAATCATTGAAGAAGTAGAGGCTTCTGGAGAAGTGACAAAACATGAATTCCCTCCTGTAGATCAAAATAAAAGGTATATCTCAAACTCTATTTGTTATCAAGCTTGTAAATTGGCAGATCAAGTAGAAGCAAAATCCTTGGTTTGTATGACGCATTCAGGTTTTAACGCTTTTAAAATTTCGAGCCATAGACCCGTTGCCGAAATTTGTGTTTTCACCCACAACAAAAGCATCCTTAACACATTAAGTTTACTCTGGGGAACTAAAGGGTATTTTTATGATCACACAAAAGATACCGACTCTACCGTAAAAGACGTACATCAAATACTTAAAGATGAGGAAGTCATTAAAAATGGCGATTATATCATTAATGTAGCGAGTATGCCTGCTTTAGAAAAAGGTATGACGAATATGCTTAAATTGAGCGTGGTAGATTAA
- the hemJ gene encoding protoporphyrinogen oxidase HemJ, whose product MMFLYLKALHIIFVVTWFAGLFYIVRLFIYHHEAREKSETERNILFPQYQLMEKRLWTIITWPSMILTLILGTSLLILIPGYLSQGWMHFKLLFLILLVFYHLYCHHIYKKLQQNDLQWSSTWLRIFNEVATLLLFAIVFLVVLKNSLSWIYGVVGIFALSGLLMLGIKWYKKIRAKKS is encoded by the coding sequence CTGATGTTTTTATACCTTAAAGCACTACATATCATATTTGTTGTAACTTGGTTTGCAGGATTGTTTTATATCGTTCGGCTATTTATTTACCACCACGAAGCACGAGAAAAGTCTGAAACGGAACGAAATATTCTTTTTCCCCAATATCAATTGATGGAAAAAAGACTGTGGACCATTATTACTTGGCCGTCCATGATCCTTACCCTCATTCTGGGAACCAGCCTCTTGATTCTCATTCCTGGATATCTTAGTCAAGGTTGGATGCATTTTAAATTATTGTTCTTGATATTACTTGTATTTTACCACCTCTACTGTCATCATATCTACAAAAAATTACAACAAAACGACCTACAATGGAGCAGTACTTGGTTGAGGATTTTTAATGAAGTTGCCACATTATTGCTTTTCGCTATCGTATTCTTAGTTGTGCTAAAGAATAGCCTCAGCTGGATTTATGGCGTGGTGGGGATTTTTGCCCTAAGCGGGTTGTTGATGTTGGGGATTAAATGGTATAAAAAAATTAGAGCAAAAAAATCATGA
- a CDS encoding DUF3109 family protein → MIIHQNTLVSEELFEEEFVCNLSACKGACCIEGDGGAPLTKEEAQKIGDHWEPIKSYLSADFTQKVEQQGFSVKGWDGGLETPLNEGKECLYVSYQEDGSLRCAIEQAEADGKINFPKPESCALYPIRIVPLPTFESLRYHRWEICSDACSLGKELQVPIYKFLKKPLIQKYGTEWYEGLELIAENYLGSKT, encoded by the coding sequence ATGATTATACATCAGAACACTTTGGTTTCAGAAGAACTATTTGAGGAGGAATTTGTTTGTAATCTCTCGGCTTGCAAAGGTGCTTGCTGTATTGAAGGAGATGGTGGTGCTCCACTTACAAAAGAAGAGGCTCAAAAAATTGGAGATCATTGGGAACCCATAAAATCCTACCTTTCTGCTGATTTTACCCAAAAGGTAGAGCAACAAGGTTTTTCTGTAAAAGGATGGGACGGCGGACTAGAAACCCCATTAAATGAAGGAAAAGAATGCCTTTATGTGAGTTACCAAGAAGACGGAAGCTTGCGTTGTGCTATAGAGCAAGCAGAAGCTGATGGAAAAATTAACTTTCCAAAACCAGAATCTTGTGCGCTTTACCCCATTCGAATCGTTCCGCTCCCTACTTTTGAATCACTCCGTTATCACCGTTGGGAAATTTGTTCGGATGCCTGTAGCCTTGGTAAAGAACTTCAAGTTCCCATCTATAAATTTCTTAAAAAACCCTTAATCCAAAAATATGGAACCGAATGGTATGAAGGATTGGAGCTGATTGCCGAAAATTATTTGGGAAGTAAAACCTGA